One window of the Nicotiana tabacum cultivar K326 chromosome 4, ASM71507v2, whole genome shotgun sequence genome contains the following:
- the LOC142179848 gene encoding pectinesterase inhibitor-like gives MKILLVILFISLSFANPSLGDLIEDVCRNSNNYKFCVKALRADPKSSSAVQKGLTRIMLQLSLAKAKNIYNEVLILLNQTEEAVLKQRLQICKDNYDGAVDHITSSIEYLDANDFFSAASFATDVVDDSSSCEESFTEPPIRKSSLKPKSDEFLHFAVITVTLIHLLDNL, from the coding sequence atGAAAATATTATTAGTGATCTTATTTATCTCTCTCTCATTTGCAAATCCTTCTTTGGGCGATTTGATTGAAGATGTTTGTCGAAACTCCAATAACTACAAATTTTGTGTCAAAGCTCTTAGAGCGGACCCTAAGAGCTCTTCTGCTGTTCAAAAAGGCTTGACACGTATTATGCTTCAATTGTCTTTAGCTAAGGCTAAGAACATTTATAATGAAGTCTTAATTCTATTAAATCAAACAGAAGAAGCCGTTCTCAAGCAACGCCTTCAAATTTGTAAGGATAATTATGATGGAGCAGTGGATCACATTACATCTTCTATTGAGTATTTAGATGCAAATGATTTTTTTAGTGCTGCGAGTTTTGCAACAGATGTCGTTGATGATTCGAGCTCTTGTGAAGAATCATTCACCGAACCGCCTATTCGCAAGTCTTCATTAAAACCAAAGAGCGATGAATTTCTCCATTTTGCTGTGATAACAGTGACTTTAATACACTTGCTCGATAACTTGTAA